From the Quercus lobata isolate SW786 chromosome 6, ValleyOak3.0 Primary Assembly, whole genome shotgun sequence genome, one window contains:
- the LOC115995093 gene encoding uncharacterized protein LOC115995093, producing the protein MALLGDDGRGYELARKLESVGVWRTWLGESNYAIFLRFLESPSSWDSFMRVDDSKSRPQILLQLRVRALLFDKASVSLFLRSNPSSSSSSLSVSKLNPTYLQLHGDDVYFTLENAAQHVGVSSNTASSKIQSRAGFSVGSRYGESEIDNVSQRFRNEELSETWYNQFIEKYRVSKPYRLSSGDHESDKRTPEDMSSYLRLLEKQKKRRVAFKEDRYMGYGNSMLENASNMHPNSVLNGKNSIEDDAPFLPETMFTLNCVPDSALPLMDRVEENQKVEFYGVLDNLPQVMIRSPVMIERLGIRPEYLSMEHGGNLHHGKIGSEGKRKHLGPEQASQLSRKVIARMLTNSGFDGATEVPVEVFSQLLSCHVCKLGRILKVLADSYRKQCSATELLKMFLKTLGYSNLGPLAEHVKDGSRNLVQQTQQLQGIQSQLQSLQHSSLRMAQQMPRQIHPQMQPIVHPQNLTFQQQPQQQQLDRIRRRQPATPRPVMDVEKDRPMVQVKIENPSELPMDGNSFNTINARHPQMQLRAQQIAAMSNLHAQTGTPFRQMTSLQIPQVQTQSMGIVRAPPVKVEGFQELMGGDAKSKHDADENRLMSPSSK; encoded by the exons ATGGCTCTACTGGGCGACGACGGTCGCGGCTACGAGCTGGCCAGAAAGCTGGAGAGCGTCGGAGTATGGCGGACGTGGCTGGGCGAGTCCAACTACGCCATCTTCCTCCGCTTCCTCGAATCCCCATCCTCATGGGATTCCTTCATGCGCGTCGACGACTCCAAATCCAGGCCTCAGATCCTCCTCCAACTCCGCGTTCGAGCTCTCCTCTTCGACAAAGCTAGCGTCTCTCTCTTCCTCCGCTCCaatccctcttcttcttcttcttctctctctgtttccAAGCTCAATCCAACTT ATTTGCAATTGCACGGTGATGACGTGTACTTCACGCTGGAGAATGCAGCACAACATGTTGGTGTTTCGTCCAATACGGCGTCGTCCAAG ATTCAATCAAGGGCAGGTTTTAGTGTCGGATCAAGATATGGTGAATCTGAGATTGATAATGTATCCCAGAGATTCAGGAATGAAGAACTGTCTGAAACATGGTATAATCAGTTTATTGAGAAGTATAGAGTTAGCAAACCCTATAGGTTGTCATCTGGGGACCATGAATCAGACAAACGTACACCTGAAGATATGTCTTCTTATCTAAGACTTCTTGAGAAGCAGAAAAAAAGGCGTGTGGCATTCAAGGAGGATCGCTACATGGGCTATGGTAATTCCATGTTGGAAAATGCATCAAACATGCATCCAAATTCTGTTTTAAATGGTAAAAATTCCATTGAAGATGATGCACCTTTTTTGCCAGAGACAATGTTTACATTGAACTGTGTACCTGATAGTGCACTCCCCCTTATGGATAGAGTGGAAGAAAACCAGAAAGTGGAGTTCTATGGAGTTCTTGATAACTTGCCTCAAGTAATGATAAGGAGTCCTGTGATGATTGAGAGGCTTGGTATCAGGCCTGAGTACCTTAGCATGGAACATGGTGGAAACTTACATCATGGAAAAATTGGGTCTGAAGGAAAGAGGAAACATCTTGGTCCAGAGCAAGCATCGCAGCTGTCTCGAAAGGTAATTGCACGCATGTTGACAAATTCGGGGTTTGATGGTGCCACAGAAGTTCCAGTGGAAGTCTTCTCTCAATTACTAAGCTGTCATGTATGTAAATTAGGCCGGATATTGAAAGTTCTTGCTGATAGTTACAGAAAGCAGTGTTCAGCTACCGAACTACTTAAGATGTTCCTTAAAACATTGGGATATAG TAATTTGGGCCCTTTAGCGGAGCATGTAAAGGATGGTTCCAGGAATTTGGTACAGCAAACTCAGCAACTTCAGGGAATCCAGTCGCAGCTGCAGTCACTGCAGCATAGTTCCCTTCGAATGGCCCAGCAG ATGCCTAGACAAATACATCCGCAGATGCAGCCAATTGTTCATCCccaaaatttgacttttcagcAGCAGCCGCAGCAGCAGCAGTTGGATAGAATCCGAAGACGCCAACCAGCCACTCCTCGCCCTGTTATGGATGTGGAGAAGGACAGACCAATGGTACAAGTCAAGATTGAAAACCCATCAGAATTACCAATGGATGGTAATTCCTTCAACACTATCAATGCTAGACATCCCCAGATGCAGTTACGGGCACAACAAATTGCTGCAATGTCAAATCTCCATGCTCAAACTGGCACTCCATTTAGACAGATGACTTCGCTTCAAATTCCCCAAGTCCAGACACA GAGCATGGGCATTGTTAGAGCTCCACCAGTGAAGGTTGAGGGCTTTCAGGAATTGATGGGTGGGGATGCTAAATCAAAGCATGATGCTGATGAAAATAGGTTGATGTCCCCCTCAAGTAAATAG
- the LOC115993790 gene encoding putative UDP-rhamnose:rhamnosyltransferase 1 — MNSMAERKKLHIAMFPWLAFGHIIPFLELSKLIAQKGHRISFISTPRNIDRLPSIPPHLTPSITLVKLPLPRVENLPENAEATMDVPHHIIPYLKLAHDGLEEPLSHFLESSAPDWIIHDFAPHWLPPIATKLGISRVFFSIFKASTICLFGPTNQDAHDPPTELQHLLVPPKWVSFPTKIVFRLYEAKKIFESFEENSSRVSDSFRLMTALSGTKALAVKTCMEIENEWVKLLGELHDIPVIPVGLLPTSAQESSDSEGNSTWNSIVEWLDKQEKGSVVYIALGSEVRPSQEDLTELALGLEQSGLPFFWALRKQSDSASGDSVQLPEGFEERAKGRGVVWTSWAPQLRILAHESVGGFLTHCGWSSVAEALQFGRALIMLPFLVDQGPIAKFLGEKLVGVEVPRNEEDGSFTRDSIAETLTLVMKEEEGKTYRDKAKEMTTIFGDTDLQYRYVDKFIEFLERHAKM, encoded by the coding sequence ATGAACTCTATGGCTGAGCGTAAGAAGCTTCACATAGCCATGTTTCCATGGTTAGCCTTCGGTCACATAATCCCATTTTTAGAGCTCAGCAAGCTCATTGCTCAAAAGGGTCATCGTATTTCATTCATATCCACACCAAGAAACATCGATCGCCTCCCAAGTATACCTCCACATTTAACCCCCTCGATAACTTTAGTGAAACTTCCCTTACCTCGTGTAGAGAACTTGCCAGAAAACGCAGAGGCTACCATGGACGTACCACACCACATAATCCCCTACCTTAAGCTAGCCCACGATGGTCTCGAAGAGCCTTTGTCTCACTTTTTGGAATCTTCAGCTCCTGATTGGATTATTCACGACTTTGCCCCTCACTGGTTACCACCAATCGCTACTAAGCTAGGCATCTCCCGGGTCTTCTTCAGTATTTTCAAGGCATCAACAATATGTTTATTCGGACCAACAAATCAAGACGCTCATGATCCACCGACGGAGCTCCAGCACTTACTGGTCCCTCCCAAATGGGTTTCTTTCCCAACCAAAATAGTGTTTCGGTTGTATGAGGCGAAGAAAATCTTCGAATCCTTTGAAGAAAATTCTTCCCGTGTTTCTGACTCATTTCGTTTAATGACCGCGTTATCAGGCACCAAAGCCTTGGCTGTCAAAACTTGCATGGAGATCGAAAATGAATGGGTGAAGCTCCTTGGAGAGCTTCATGACATTCCTGTAATTCCTGTGGGCTTATTGCCAACCTCGGCCCAAGAGAGCAGTGACAGTGAAGGTAATAGCACTTGGAATTCAATTGTTGAGTGGTTAGACAAGCAAGAGAAAGGGTCAGTGGTTTACATAGCACTCGGAAGTGAAGTTCGACCTAGTCAAGAAGATCTCACTGAGTTGGCACTTGGGCTAGAGCAATCAGGGTTGCCATTCTTTTGGGCTCTAAGGAAGCAAAGTGACTCGGCCAGTGGGGACTCGGTTCAGCTACCTGAAGGGTTCGAGGAAAGAGCAAAAGGTCGGGGGGTTGTTTGGACAAGTTGGGCACCTCAGTTAAGAATATTAGCTCACGAGTCGGTTGGGGGATTCTTGACTCACTGTGGTTGGAGTTCAGTTGCAGAGGCTTTACAATTCGGACGTGCACTTATTATGTTGCCCTTCTTGGTGGACCAAGGGCCAATCGCAAAGTTTTTAGGAGAGAAGCTGGTAGGAGTTGAAGTTCCTAGAAATGAGGAAGATGGGTCCTTTACCAGGGACTCCATAGCTGAGACACTAACGTTGGTTATGAAGGAAGAGGAGGGAAAGACTTACCGGGACAAAGCTAAGGAAATGACTACCATATTTGGAGACACGGACCTACAGTATCGATATGTAGACAAATTTATTGAATTTCTTGAACGACATGcaaaaatgtga